The following are encoded in a window of Streptomyces sp. SAT1 genomic DNA:
- a CDS encoding amino acid permease, protein MPHRTTASPAPPTEQSGEASLSHGLKQRHLSMIALGGVIGAGLFVGSGAGIAAAGPSIVVAYAVSGVLVMLVMRMLGEMSAAYPSSGSFSAHAERAFGPWAGFTAGWSFWVLLCTAVGLEGMGAAKIVTGWLPGTPQWLWVALFMVVFCGTNLAAVKNFGEFEFWFAALKVGAISLFLVLGVLAVAGALPGTDSPGTSHLGDFLPHGGQGLIVGLLASVFAYGGLETVTIAAAESRDPVRGVASAVRTSMWRIALFYIGSMAVIVTLVPWDAPEVVDKGPYVATLDHLGIPGAGQLMNVVVLVALLSAMNANIYGSSRIAYSLVGRGQGPRVLAKAPSGVPRTAVAVSSVFGFGCVLLSYWRPDDVFPWLLNMIGAVILVVWIFIAAAQLRLRRRLEREAPDRLAVRMWAFPWLTWVALAGMAAIFVLMARQPGTRVQLYSTGAMALVLAAAGYAWQRARARD, encoded by the coding sequence ATGCCCCACCGCACCACCGCCTCCCCCGCTCCCCCCACGGAGCAGTCGGGCGAGGCTTCTCTGAGCCATGGCCTCAAGCAGCGCCATCTGTCGATGATCGCCCTCGGCGGGGTGATCGGCGCCGGGCTGTTCGTCGGCTCCGGGGCGGGTATCGCCGCCGCCGGGCCGTCGATCGTCGTCGCCTACGCCGTCTCCGGTGTCCTCGTGATGCTGGTGATGCGGATGCTCGGCGAGATGTCGGCCGCGTATCCCTCCTCGGGGTCTTTCTCCGCGCATGCCGAACGGGCGTTCGGGCCCTGGGCGGGCTTCACCGCGGGCTGGTCGTTCTGGGTGCTGCTGTGCACGGCGGTCGGCCTGGAGGGCATGGGCGCCGCGAAGATCGTGACGGGCTGGCTGCCGGGCACCCCGCAGTGGCTGTGGGTGGCCCTGTTCATGGTGGTGTTCTGCGGGACGAACCTGGCCGCGGTGAAGAACTTCGGCGAGTTCGAGTTCTGGTTCGCGGCGCTGAAGGTCGGCGCCATCAGCCTGTTCCTGGTGCTGGGCGTGCTGGCCGTCGCGGGCGCGCTGCCGGGCACCGACTCGCCGGGCACCTCGCATCTGGGCGACTTCCTGCCGCACGGCGGCCAGGGGCTGATCGTCGGCCTGCTCGCCTCCGTGTTCGCCTACGGCGGCCTGGAGACGGTCACCATCGCGGCGGCCGAGTCGCGGGACCCGGTGCGGGGCGTGGCGAGCGCGGTGCGCACCTCCATGTGGCGTATCGCCCTCTTCTACATCGGCTCGATGGCCGTCATCGTCACCCTGGTCCCGTGGGACGCGCCGGAGGTCGTCGACAAGGGGCCCTACGTGGCCACGCTGGACCACCTGGGCATACCGGGTGCCGGGCAGCTGATGAACGTGGTCGTCCTGGTGGCGCTGCTCAGCGCGATGAACGCCAACATCTACGGATCGTCGCGCATCGCGTACTCGCTGGTGGGGCGCGGCCAGGGCCCCAGGGTGCTGGCGAAGGCCCCGAGCGGGGTGCCGCGGACCGCGGTCGCGGTGTCGAGCGTCTTCGGGTTCGGCTGTGTGCTGCTCAGCTACTGGCGGCCCGACGACGTCTTCCCCTGGCTGCTGAACATGATCGGCGCGGTGATCCTGGTCGTCTGGATCTTCATCGCCGCCGCGCAGCTGCGGCTGCGGCGACGGCTGGAGCGGGAGGCACCGGACCGGCTTGCCGTGCGGATGTGGGCCTTCCCCTGGCTCACCTGGGTGGCCCTGGCGGGCATGGCGGCGATCTTCGTCCTGATGGCCCGGCAGCCCGGCACCCGGGTGCAGCTCTACTCGACGGGCGCGATGGCCCTGGTGCTGGCGGCGGCCGGGTACGCCTGGCAGCGCGCCCGCGCCCGCGACTGA
- a CDS encoding superoxide dismutase has protein sequence MPVYTLPELPYDYSALAPVISPEIIELHHDKHHAAYVKGANDTLEQLAEARDKETWGSINGLEKNLAFHLSGHILHSIYWQNMTGDGGGEPLAQDGVGELADAITESFGSFAGFKAQLTKAAATTQGSGWGVLAYEPLSGRLVVEQVYDHQGNVGQGSTPILVFDAWEHAFYLQYKNQKVDFIDAMWAVVNWQDVARRYAAAKERTNVLLLAP, from the coding sequence ATGCCCGTCTACACGCTGCCTGAACTGCCGTACGACTACTCGGCGCTCGCGCCGGTCATCAGCCCCGAGATCATCGAGCTGCACCACGACAAGCACCACGCGGCCTATGTGAAGGGCGCCAACGACACGCTGGAGCAGCTCGCCGAGGCGCGTGACAAGGAGACCTGGGGCTCGATCAACGGCCTGGAGAAGAACCTGGCCTTCCATCTGTCCGGACACATCCTGCACTCGATCTACTGGCAGAACATGACGGGCGACGGCGGCGGCGAGCCGCTGGCCCAGGACGGCGTGGGCGAGCTGGCCGACGCGATCACCGAGTCCTTCGGCTCCTTCGCCGGGTTCAAGGCCCAGCTCACCAAGGCCGCGGCCACCACCCAGGGCTCCGGCTGGGGCGTCCTGGCCTACGAACCCCTCAGCGGACGCCTCGTCGTCGAACAGGTCTACGACCACCAGGGCAACGTCGGACAGGGCTCCACCCCCATCCTCGTCTTCGACGCCTGGGAGCACGCCTTCTACCTCCAGTACAAGAACCAGAAGGTCGACTTCATCGACGCCATGTGGGCCGTCGTCAACTGGCAGGACGTCGCCAGGCGCTACGCCGCCGCCAAGGAACGCACCAACGTCCTGCTCCTCGCGCCCTGA
- a CDS encoding mycothiol-dependent nitroreductase Rv2466c family protein, with translation MSQTAPEATPSGRTPVDFWFDPLCPWAWMTSRWVLEVQKQRDIEVRWHIMSLAVLNEPRIDELPEEYRELLTTKAWAPVKVVTAAWQKHGEDVLGPLYTALGTRFHNRGEGPTREAIAGALADAGLPADLIDYADQEDFEFDAELRASHKEGIDKVGQEVGTPVIALPGPDGRQLAFFGPVVTPAPKGEDALRLWDGTIAVASVPGFYEIKRTRTEGPDFSNL, from the coding sequence ATGTCCCAGACCGCCCCCGAGGCGACCCCCTCCGGCAGGACCCCCGTCGACTTCTGGTTCGACCCGCTGTGCCCGTGGGCCTGGATGACCTCCCGGTGGGTGCTGGAGGTGCAGAAGCAGCGCGACATCGAGGTCCGCTGGCACATCATGAGCCTGGCCGTGCTCAACGAGCCCCGGATCGACGAGCTGCCCGAGGAGTACCGCGAGCTGCTCACCACCAAGGCGTGGGCACCGGTCAAGGTGGTGACCGCGGCCTGGCAGAAGCACGGCGAGGATGTCCTCGGCCCGCTCTACACCGCGCTCGGCACCCGCTTCCACAACCGGGGCGAGGGCCCCACCCGCGAGGCCATCGCGGGCGCGCTGGCGGACGCGGGCCTGCCCGCCGACCTGATCGACTACGCCGACCAGGAGGACTTCGAGTTCGACGCCGAACTGCGCGCCTCCCACAAGGAGGGCATCGACAAGGTCGGCCAGGAGGTCGGCACCCCGGTCATCGCGCTGCCCGGCCCGGACGGCCGGCAGCTCGCCTTCTTCGGCCCGGTCGTCACCCCGGCCCCGAAGGGCGAGGACGCGCTGCGCCTGTGGGACGGCACCATCGCGGTCGCCTCGGTGCCCGGCTTCTACGAGATCAAGCGGACCCGCACCGAGGGGCCGGACTTCAGCAACCTGTAG
- the pepN gene encoding aminopeptidase N → MPGENLSRDEARERAALLSVDGYEVSLDVRSAVGDTEGEGPLTFRSVTTIRFRCNEPGASSFADLIAPSVTAVSLNGKDLDPSEVFDGTRIALEDLAADNELVVDAQCAYSRTGEGLHRFVDPEDGEVYLYTQYEPADARRVFANFEQPDLKAPYRFEVRAPEEWTVWSNGAGTEQEGVWRFAETKPISTYITCVVAGPYHYVTDSYERELPDGTRLEIPLGALCRKGLAKHFDADDVFLVTKQGLDFFHEHFDYPYPFGKYDQAFVPEYNLGAMENPGLVTFREEYIFRGKVTQASYEARANVILHEMAHMWFGDLVTMEWWDDLWLKESFADFMGSFSLVGATRFADGWITFANRRKAWAYRADQLPSTHPVTADIRDLQDAKLNFDGITYAKGASVLKQLVAYVGRDAFLEGARRYFKRHAYGNTRLGDLLAVLEETSGRDMGAWARSWLQTAGVNTLTPQVILDAEGRVAELAVVQEAVEAYPELRPHRVAIGLYRRSEVGALERYARAEVDVDGPRTLVAELAGQNAPELVLVNDDDLTYCKIRFDETSLATLREHLAALTDPLARALCWSALWNLTRDALLPARDFVDLVLRFAGRETDIGVLQMLHAWAESALVHYAAPAWRPSGARALAEGALAELRQAEPGSEHQLAWARFFASLASDPGDLDLLAGLLDGTEEIPGLAVDQELRWAFLEPLATHGAAGEQRLDEELARDDTASGERHHVRCLAARPSAAVKAAAWERVVESDSLSNALVEATIAGFVRPSQRELLAPYTEKYFAEIERVWRERSIQIGVVVVRGLFPSLRDSRQTLEAADAWLAAHGQAAPALRRLVLEERDDLARALRGQACDAAAGPR, encoded by the coding sequence GTGCCCGGTGAGAATCTGTCCCGCGACGAGGCCCGGGAGCGGGCCGCCCTGCTGTCCGTCGACGGGTACGAGGTGTCCCTCGACGTGCGGTCGGCGGTCGGCGACACAGAGGGCGAGGGGCCGCTGACGTTCCGGTCGGTCACCACGATCCGGTTCCGGTGCAACGAGCCCGGCGCGTCCAGCTTCGCGGACCTGATCGCGCCGAGCGTCACCGCCGTCTCCCTCAACGGCAAGGACCTCGACCCCAGCGAGGTCTTCGACGGCACGCGGATCGCCCTGGAGGACCTGGCCGCCGACAACGAACTGGTCGTGGACGCGCAGTGCGCCTACTCGCGCACCGGCGAGGGCCTGCACCGCTTCGTCGACCCGGAGGACGGCGAGGTCTACCTCTACACCCAGTACGAGCCGGCCGACGCGCGCCGTGTCTTCGCCAACTTCGAGCAGCCCGACCTCAAGGCGCCCTACCGCTTCGAGGTGCGGGCGCCCGAGGAGTGGACGGTGTGGAGCAACGGCGCCGGCACGGAGCAGGAGGGAGTGTGGCGGTTCGCGGAGACCAAGCCGATCTCCACGTACATCACCTGCGTGGTCGCGGGCCCGTACCACTACGTCACCGACTCCTACGAGCGGGAGCTGCCGGACGGGACGCGGCTGGAGATCCCGCTGGGCGCGCTGTGCCGCAAGGGGCTCGCCAAGCACTTCGACGCCGACGACGTCTTCCTGGTCACCAAGCAGGGCCTGGACTTCTTCCACGAGCATTTCGACTACCCGTACCCGTTCGGCAAGTACGACCAGGCGTTCGTGCCCGAGTACAACCTCGGCGCGATGGAGAACCCGGGCCTGGTGACCTTCCGCGAGGAGTACATCTTCCGCGGCAAGGTGACGCAGGCGTCCTACGAGGCGCGGGCCAACGTCATCCTGCACGAGATGGCGCACATGTGGTTCGGCGACCTGGTCACCATGGAGTGGTGGGACGACCTGTGGCTGAAGGAGTCCTTCGCGGACTTCATGGGCTCCTTCTCGCTGGTGGGCGCGACCCGCTTCGCCGACGGCTGGATCACCTTCGCCAACCGGCGCAAGGCGTGGGCGTACCGCGCCGACCAGCTGCCGTCCACGCACCCGGTCACCGCGGACATCCGCGACCTCCAGGACGCCAAGCTGAACTTCGACGGCATCACCTACGCCAAGGGCGCCAGCGTCCTCAAGCAGCTGGTGGCGTACGTGGGCCGGGACGCGTTCCTGGAGGGCGCCCGCCGCTACTTCAAGCGGCACGCCTACGGCAACACCCGCCTGGGCGACCTGCTGGCGGTGCTGGAGGAGACCAGCGGCCGGGACATGGGCGCCTGGGCGCGGTCCTGGCTACAGACGGCGGGCGTCAACACGCTGACCCCGCAGGTGATCCTGGACGCCGAGGGGCGCGTCGCCGAGCTGGCGGTGGTGCAGGAGGCCGTGGAGGCGTATCCCGAGCTGCGCCCGCACCGGGTGGCCATCGGCCTGTACCGGCGCTCGGAGGTCGGCGCGCTGGAGCGGTACGCGCGCGCCGAGGTGGACGTGGACGGCCCCCGCACGCTGGTGGCGGAGCTGGCCGGGCAGAACGCGCCCGAGCTGGTGCTGGTCAACGACGACGACCTCACCTACTGCAAGATCCGCTTCGACGAGACGTCGCTGGCCACGCTGCGCGAGCACCTGGCCGCGCTGACCGACCCGCTCGCCCGCGCGCTGTGCTGGTCGGCGCTGTGGAACCTGACCCGGGACGCGCTGCTGCCGGCCCGTGACTTCGTGGACCTGGTGCTGCGCTTCGCGGGCCGCGAGACGGACATCGGCGTGCTCCAGATGCTGCACGCCTGGGCGGAGTCGGCGCTGGTGCACTACGCGGCGCCCGCGTGGCGCCCGAGCGGTGCGCGGGCGCTGGCCGAGGGCGCGCTGGCCGAGCTGCGGCAGGCCGAGCCGGGCAGCGAGCACCAGCTCGCCTGGGCGCGGTTCTTCGCCTCGCTGGCGTCGGACCCGGGCGACCTCGACCTGCTGGCGGGCCTACTGGACGGCACCGAGGAGATCCCCGGTCTCGCCGTGGACCAGGAGCTGCGCTGGGCGTTCCTGGAGCCGCTGGCCACCCACGGGGCGGCCGGCGAGCAGCGCCTCGACGAGGAGCTGGCCCGGGACGACACCGCCTCCGGGGAGCGGCACCATGTGCGCTGCCTGGCCGCGCGCCCCTCGGCCGCGGTGAAGGCGGCGGCGTGGGAGCGGGTCGTGGAGTCGGACTCGCTGTCGAACGCGCTGGTGGAGGCGACCATCGCGGGCTTCGTCCGGCCCTCGCAGCGCGAGCTGCTGGCGCCGTACACCGAGAAGTACTTCGCCGAGATCGAGCGCGTGTGGCGGGAGCGTTCGATCCAGATCGGCGTGGTCGTGGTGCGCGGTCTCTTCCCCTCGCTGCGCGACTCGCGGCAGACGCTGGAGGCCGCGGACGCGTGGCTCGCCGCGCACGGGCAGGCCGCGCCCGCGCTGCGCCGGCTGGTCCTGGAGGAGCGCGACGACCTGGCGCGGGCGCTGCGCGGACAGGCGTGCGACGCGGCGGCCGGCCCGCGCTGA
- a CDS encoding serine hydrolase domain-containing protein, which produces MSVRTSWVGATALVMAVAAAGPAAAAPSARGGHGPHEATRAAVRALVADGVPGVTATVRGRAGTWSTTAGTGDLRTGAPRGAHDRYRVGSITKTFTATVLLQLEAEGRLSLDDTVEHWLPGVVRGHGNDGGRITLRHLLNHTSGLYNYTADDTFGRTYFQKDGFLRHRYDTVSAEDLVRIAVSHAPDFAPGTSWQYSNTNYVLAGLVIGRVTGRSYADEIRDRVLRPLHLNATSLPGTRTAVPHPSGRAYSKLSDKTTGPTYDVTELNPSIASSAGEMISDSADLTRFYTALLRGRLLPPKQLEEMKTTVRDTGDPHIAYGLGLMDRRLSCGVHVWGHDGGIHGSSSLAATTADGRHAVALNLDADWTGDPETVLEAEFCGR; this is translated from the coding sequence ATGTCGGTACGGACGAGCTGGGTGGGCGCGACGGCCCTGGTCATGGCGGTGGCGGCGGCGGGACCCGCCGCGGCGGCACCGTCCGCGCGGGGCGGCCACGGCCCCCACGAGGCGACCCGCGCGGCGGTCCGGGCGCTCGTCGCGGACGGGGTGCCCGGCGTGACGGCGACCGTGCGCGGGCGGGCGGGCACCTGGAGCACCACGGCGGGCACGGGCGACCTGCGCACCGGCGCCCCGCGCGGGGCGCACGACCGCTACCGGGTGGGCAGCATCACCAAGACCTTCACGGCCACGGTGCTGCTCCAACTGGAGGCGGAGGGGCGGCTGTCGCTGGACGACACGGTCGAGCACTGGCTGCCCGGCGTGGTGCGCGGTCACGGCAACGACGGCGGCCGCATCACCCTGCGGCACCTGCTCAACCACACGAGCGGCCTCTACAACTACACGGCCGACGACACGTTCGGCCGCACGTATTTCCAGAAGGACGGCTTCCTGAGGCACCGCTACGACACGGTGTCCGCCGAGGACCTGGTGCGGATCGCGGTCTCCCACGCGCCGGACTTCGCCCCCGGCACCTCCTGGCAGTACTCCAACACCAACTACGTCCTGGCCGGCCTGGTGATCGGACGCGTCACGGGCCGTTCCTACGCCGACGAGATCCGCGACCGCGTCCTGCGGCCCCTGCACCTGAACGCCACCTCGCTGCCCGGCACCCGCACCGCCGTGCCGCACCCGAGCGGCCGCGCCTACTCCAAGCTGTCCGACAAGACGACGGGCCCGACGTACGACGTCACCGAACTCAACCCCTCCATCGCCTCCTCGGCAGGCGAGATGATCTCCGACTCCGCCGACCTGACCCGCTTCTACACGGCCCTGCTGCGAGGGCGGCTGCTGCCGCCGAAGCAGTTGGAGGAGATGAAGACCACGGTCCGGGACACCGGCGACCCGCACATCGCCTACGGCCTCGGCCTGATGGACCGCCGGCTCTCCTGCGGCGTGCACGTGTGGGGCCACGACGGCGGCATCCACGGCTCGTCCTCGCTGGCCGCGACCACGGCCGACGGCCGCCACGCCGTGGCCCTCAACCTCGACGCCGACTGGACGGGCGACCCGGAGACGGTGCTGGAGGCGGAGTTCTGCGGCCGGTGA
- a CDS encoding NUDIX hydrolase translates to MREELRVAAYAVCVRDGQVLLARWVARDGARRWTLPGGGMEHGEDPYDTVVREAEEETGYAVEPVTLLGVDSIRRTYPRPLGSHADFQGLRIVYEGRVTGGELRHETGGSTDMAAWHDLAAVGGLERVGLVDVGLRLWRERPAAGRVAPERAEEA, encoded by the coding sequence ATGCGTGAGGAGTTGCGGGTGGCGGCCTACGCCGTGTGTGTGCGGGACGGACAGGTACTGCTGGCCCGCTGGGTCGCGCGGGACGGCGCACGCCGGTGGACCCTGCCCGGCGGCGGCATGGAGCACGGCGAGGACCCCTACGACACCGTGGTCCGCGAGGCCGAGGAGGAGACCGGCTACGCGGTCGAACCGGTCACCCTGCTCGGCGTGGACTCCATCCGCCGCACCTATCCGCGGCCCCTGGGCAGCCACGCCGACTTCCAGGGGCTGCGCATCGTCTACGAGGGCCGGGTCACCGGTGGCGAACTGCGCCACGAGACGGGCGGTTCGACCGACATGGCGGCCTGGCACGACCTGGCCGCGGTGGGCGGACTGGAGCGGGTCGGCCTGGTCGACGTGGGGCTGCGGCTGTGGCGGGAGCGCCCGGCGGCGGGCCGTGTGGCGCCGGAACGGGCCGAGGAGGCGTAA
- a CDS encoding S8 family serine peptidase encodes MTPDSPRAPGARRLARLAAATGVAAALCAAGPLPMAFAQDGPLPTDPPVRSASAKLGADDADLLATAKADGDKNVTMMIATAPGRTDQVARQLDAVKGGSVGRTHDKLGYVRATVPTAQADAVISAAEKLSTVHAIDLRQEITLDDPRPDTDPAGTAHGKDGKGSKGGKGSGASPSAPGKNTPAVNPYNPSFETGAVDFVRQNPKADGRGVTIGILDSGVDLSHPALQRTTTGERKIVDWVTATDPIVDGDATWRPMVDAVSGPAFAYGGQTWKAPAGSYRISTFKESATTGGDAGGDVNRDGDTTDSWGVLYDAAAGTVRVDLNNNHDFTDDTPMKPYKDGYQVGWFGTDDPKTDVAERQPFVVQIRKDVPMDPYGGSWTGKKSDFVNIGLIESEHGTHVAGITAANGLFGGKMNGAAPGAKIVSSRACTWTGSCTNVALTEGMIDLVAERGVDIVNMSIGGLPALNDGNNARAELYTRLIDTYGVQLVISAGNSGPGANTIGDPGLADKVISVGAGVSKETWAADYGSAVRTPYAMMPFSSRGPREDGGFTPTLVAPGAAINTTQTWLPGGPVAEAGYTLPAGYSMLQGTSMASPQATGAAALLLSAAAQHRIGLTPAKLRTALTSSAHHIPGVQAYEEGAGRIDIVDAWKLIRLGAGAHDYTVDAPVDTAIDEALKTPGHGTGLYDREGGLKAGQKKTYDITVTRTSGSPAAVWHTLRLANNAEQTFRVVGSPLVRLPLNRPVTVKVQAAPRSAGLKSAILEVDDPFTTGVDRQILTTVVVADPVAYTYSAKASVQRNATRSYFLTVPAGAKSLEVAIGGLADKSQTRFIAIHPYGVPVDNTSTPYCYNNYLDGNGCKPDVRSYADPQPGVWEVEVEARRTSPQLDNPYRLDVTVLGAAFDPQTVTVPEAKTGTPVTASWKVTNTYAALDGRLTGGPLGSAKSARPTVSHGEKQTTTVTVPAGAASLDVAIGGVSDKSADLDLAVYDASGKQVAKSADGDSEESVSIASPAAGTYTVEVAAYSVPSGSTEYDYRDVFFSTTLGTVSVDGAPVKLGTGASATVTGQVTAAAQAPEGREFFGQVRLVNARGTAAGTGSVRIGTVLP; translated from the coding sequence ATGACCCCCGACTCCCCCCGCGCTCCGGGCGCGAGACGCCTGGCACGCCTCGCCGCGGCCACCGGCGTGGCCGCCGCGCTCTGCGCCGCCGGACCGCTCCCCATGGCCTTCGCCCAGGACGGCCCGCTCCCCACCGACCCGCCCGTCCGGTCCGCGAGCGCCAAGCTCGGCGCGGACGACGCCGATCTGCTCGCCACCGCCAAGGCCGACGGCGACAAGAACGTCACGATGATGATCGCGACCGCGCCCGGCCGCACCGACCAGGTCGCGCGCCAGCTCGACGCGGTCAAGGGCGGCTCGGTCGGCCGCACGCACGACAAGCTCGGCTACGTCCGGGCCACCGTGCCGACCGCCCAGGCGGACGCGGTGATCTCCGCCGCCGAGAAGCTGTCCACGGTGCACGCCATCGACCTGCGCCAGGAGATAACCCTCGACGACCCGCGCCCGGACACCGACCCGGCCGGGACCGCGCACGGCAAGGACGGCAAGGGAAGCAAGGGCGGCAAGGGAAGCGGCGCCTCCCCCTCCGCCCCGGGGAAGAACACGCCCGCCGTCAACCCGTACAACCCGTCCTTCGAGACCGGTGCCGTCGACTTCGTGCGGCAGAACCCGAAGGCGGACGGCCGGGGCGTCACCATCGGCATCCTCGACTCCGGTGTGGACCTCTCCCACCCGGCGCTCCAGCGCACCACCACCGGCGAGCGCAAGATCGTCGACTGGGTGACCGCGACCGACCCGATCGTCGACGGCGACGCCACCTGGCGCCCCATGGTCGACGCGGTGTCCGGACCGGCCTTCGCCTACGGCGGCCAGACCTGGAAGGCCCCGGCCGGCTCGTACCGGATCAGCACCTTCAAGGAGTCCGCCACCACGGGCGGCGACGCGGGCGGCGACGTGAACCGCGACGGCGACACCACCGACTCCTGGGGCGTCCTCTACGACGCGGCCGCCGGCACGGTCCGCGTCGACCTGAACAACAACCACGACTTCACCGACGACACCCCGATGAAGCCGTACAAGGACGGCTACCAGGTCGGCTGGTTCGGCACCGACGACCCGAAGACGGACGTCGCCGAGCGCCAGCCGTTCGTCGTGCAGATCCGCAAGGACGTCCCGATGGACCCCTACGGCGGGTCCTGGACCGGCAAGAAGTCCGACTTCGTCAACATCGGCCTCATCGAGTCCGAGCACGGCACCCACGTCGCCGGCATCACCGCCGCCAACGGCCTGTTCGGCGGGAAGATGAACGGCGCGGCGCCCGGCGCGAAGATCGTCTCCTCGCGTGCCTGCACCTGGACGGGCAGCTGCACCAACGTGGCGCTCACCGAGGGCATGATCGACCTCGTCGCCGAGCGCGGCGTGGACATCGTCAACATGTCCATCGGCGGACTGCCCGCCCTCAACGACGGCAACAACGCCCGCGCCGAGCTGTACACCCGCCTGATCGACACCTACGGCGTCCAGCTCGTCATCTCCGCGGGCAACTCCGGCCCCGGCGCCAACACCATCGGCGACCCCGGCCTCGCCGACAAGGTCATCTCGGTCGGCGCGGGCGTCTCCAAGGAGACCTGGGCCGCCGACTACGGCTCCGCGGTGCGCACCCCGTACGCGATGATGCCGTTCTCCTCGCGCGGCCCGCGTGAGGACGGCGGCTTCACGCCGACCCTGGTCGCGCCCGGCGCCGCCATCAACACCACCCAGACCTGGCTGCCCGGCGGCCCGGTCGCCGAGGCGGGCTACACGCTGCCGGCCGGCTACTCGATGCTCCAGGGCACCTCGATGGCCTCCCCGCAGGCCACCGGCGCCGCCGCCCTGCTGCTGAGCGCCGCCGCGCAGCACCGCATCGGGCTGACCCCGGCCAAGCTGCGCACCGCCCTCACCTCCAGCGCCCACCACATCCCGGGCGTCCAGGCCTACGAGGAGGGCGCGGGCCGCATCGACATCGTGGACGCCTGGAAGCTGATCCGGCTGGGCGCGGGCGCGCACGACTACACGGTCGACGCCCCGGTCGACACCGCGATCGACGAGGCGCTGAAGACCCCGGGCCACGGCACCGGCCTCTACGACCGCGAGGGCGGCCTGAAGGCCGGCCAGAAGAAGACGTACGACATCACCGTCACCCGTACCTCGGGCTCGCCCGCCGCCGTGTGGCACACGCTGCGCCTGGCGAACAACGCCGAGCAGACGTTCCGCGTCGTCGGCTCGCCGCTGGTGCGGCTGCCGCTGAACCGGCCGGTGACCGTCAAGGTGCAGGCGGCGCCGCGCTCGGCGGGCCTCAAGAGCGCGATCCTGGAGGTCGACGACCCGTTCACCACCGGCGTCGACCGGCAGATCCTCACCACCGTCGTGGTCGCGGACCCGGTCGCGTACACCTACTCCGCCAAGGCGTCGGTGCAGCGCAACGCCACCCGCTCCTACTTCCTGACCGTGCCCGCGGGCGCGAAGTCGCTGGAGGTGGCCATCGGCGGCCTCGCCGACAAGAGCCAGACCCGGTTCATCGCCATCCACCCGTACGGCGTCCCGGTCGACAACACCTCGACCCCGTACTGCTACAACAACTACCTCGACGGCAACGGCTGCAAGCCGGACGTCCGCTCCTACGCCGACCCGCAGCCGGGCGTGTGGGAGGTCGAGGTCGAGGCGCGCCGCACCTCGCCGCAGCTCGACAACCCCTACCGGCTCGACGTCACCGTGCTGGGCGCGGCCTTCGACCCGCAGACCGTGACCGTGCCCGAGGCGAAGACCGGCACGCCGGTGACCGCCTCCTGGAAGGTGACGAACACGTACGCCGCGCTGGACGGCCGCCTCACCGGCGGCCCGCTCGGCTCGGCCAAGTCCGCCCGGCCGACCGTGTCCCATGGCGAGAAGCAGACCACGACGGTGACGGTGCCCGCGGGCGCCGCCTCGCTGGACGTCGCCATCGGCGGTGTCTCCGACAAGTCGGCCGACCTGGACCTCGCGGTCTACGACGCGAGCGGCAAGCAGGTCGCCAAGTCCGCCGACGGCGACTCGGAGGAGTCGGTGTCGATCGCCTCGCCGGCCGCCGGGACGTACACCGTCGAGGTCGCCGCGTACTCGGTGCCGTCCGGTTCGACGGAGTACGACTACCGTGACGTGTTCTTCTCCACCACGCTCGGCACCGTCTCCGTGGACGGCGCGCCGGTGAAGCTGGGCACGGGCGCCTCCGCGACCGTGACCGGCCAGGTCACCGCCGCCGCCCAGGCACCCGAGGGACGCGAGTTCTTCGGGCAGGTGCGGCTGGTGAACGCGCGGGGCACCGCCGCGGGCACCGGCAGCGTGCGGATCGGCACCGTCCTGCCGTAG